The Aggregicoccus sp. 17bor-14 genome includes a region encoding these proteins:
- a CDS encoding PD-(D/E)XK nuclease family protein: MLSSAAQFLQVHPDAARLRAAVRARPGLHPGVRHATWEDFLGELAGARLLGRRACSPLEARTLLATEAAALGPTRFGASLHEPAFARAALEAVLALKGARLGAAALQDAIEALAPERQPRLRTLARLYDGYEHRLEALGLADREDVLRGARLGLEQGRWPEAWRGLRRLQLTGVYDAPPSVLALLLALAQACDRRGAVLEVELPPGGSAAADAALAPVFRAFERLGEASGHVELAKADVSFERRPFAPLARALFDLRAAPGSLRPEGALSLWSAGSAQEEARLVAREVRRILLEGTAPESIAVAARAPGPELQAVAEALRELGVAVLAPHAEPLEQAGAVRLALELPLLVEEGFPVERVAALLDARYAAALVAHGPEAPATLLSEAGVRDDRVGALGARGAYEVRLEALARRHAREPLRAHAVRLLKERCLRLIALVRALPAEGPAAELLEAWWACVRALGLTDTEGPFEPSALGALALDARARDDAARAALELRVAELRRALALSGGGPRLTRAALARWLRASVRDVRLPARGEAARAVELLEVGALGGRSFEHLFVMGLQEGHFPRRGAPNPVLGDSERAELNRLLGREAFRLTGGEFEERTVWQLAEDRLLFAGALAASTGTLTLSHAVASPGGQEQPASPFLEEVERLSGLRALPRTLAPIPALGEVLTEGELRQRVALEALAPVRLRASAPHPAAALWARRFAQEPWFEEARAHAAAEEERLRFFGEPSRAPGPFSGAVDAEDLRTVLEAMFSFSAERPLSASTLGRFGNCAFRGLLSYGLRIPEPPLAPEELDPRARGTFWHKVMEELFARLAAEGLLGRPLEEVPEALLDAALEAAAGAIVSRGPVGHPALWRLARERARAMARRILSRAPRGLPFPALTPEAFELKFGPGAPDPAWAQVGLEGEGGEAPIHFEGKIDRLDTGAEVGVLDYKSGLLDSPRELREQLLSTDFQLPLYLFAARASGRERARRAGWLSLRTGETTYLSELLSDAELEDLLSTDPAVRARVAQEGGLNLSNAVRDLVRSLRQGRFPARPKACGDCGYRAVCRISARRLPAGEEAP; this comes from the coding sequence ATGCTCTCCTCCGCCGCACAGTTCCTGCAGGTGCACCCGGACGCGGCGCGGCTGCGCGCGGCGGTGCGCGCGCGCCCGGGGCTGCATCCGGGCGTGCGGCACGCGACGTGGGAGGACTTCCTCGGCGAGCTCGCAGGAGCCCGCCTGCTCGGCCGCCGGGCGTGCTCGCCGCTGGAGGCGCGCACGCTGCTCGCGACCGAGGCGGCCGCCCTCGGCCCCACGCGCTTCGGCGCCTCGCTGCACGAGCCTGCGTTCGCGCGCGCGGCGCTGGAGGCCGTGCTCGCGCTCAAGGGGGCGCGGCTCGGCGCCGCGGCCCTCCAGGACGCCATCGAGGCGCTGGCCCCCGAGCGCCAGCCCCGGCTGCGCACGCTCGCGCGCCTGTATGACGGGTACGAGCACCGGCTCGAGGCGCTCGGGCTCGCGGACCGCGAGGACGTGCTGCGCGGCGCGCGGCTCGGGCTGGAGCAGGGGCGCTGGCCCGAGGCCTGGAGGGGGCTGCGAAGGCTGCAGCTCACGGGCGTCTACGATGCGCCGCCCTCCGTCCTCGCGCTGCTGCTCGCGCTCGCGCAGGCCTGCGACCGCCGGGGCGCGGTGCTCGAGGTGGAGCTGCCTCCGGGCGGCTCGGCCGCGGCGGATGCGGCGCTCGCGCCGGTGTTCCGCGCCTTCGAGCGGCTCGGCGAGGCTTCTGGACACGTGGAGCTGGCCAAGGCGGACGTGAGCTTCGAGCGCCGGCCCTTCGCGCCCCTCGCCCGCGCACTCTTCGACCTGCGCGCCGCGCCCGGGAGCCTGCGGCCGGAGGGGGCGCTCTCGCTGTGGAGCGCAGGCAGCGCGCAGGAGGAGGCGCGGCTCGTGGCACGCGAGGTGCGCCGCATCCTCCTCGAGGGCACAGCCCCCGAGAGCATCGCCGTGGCGGCGCGCGCGCCGGGCCCCGAGCTGCAGGCCGTGGCCGAGGCGCTGCGGGAGCTGGGCGTGGCGGTGCTCGCGCCCCACGCGGAGCCGCTGGAGCAGGCGGGCGCGGTGCGGCTCGCGCTGGAGCTGCCCCTGCTCGTGGAGGAGGGCTTCCCGGTGGAGCGGGTGGCCGCGCTGCTCGATGCGCGCTACGCGGCGGCGCTCGTGGCGCACGGGCCCGAGGCGCCGGCGACCCTGCTCTCCGAGGCGGGCGTTCGCGACGACCGCGTGGGCGCGCTCGGAGCGCGCGGCGCGTACGAGGTGCGCCTCGAGGCGCTCGCGCGCCGCCACGCCCGCGAGCCCCTGCGCGCGCACGCCGTGCGGCTGCTCAAGGAGCGCTGCCTGCGGCTCATCGCGCTCGTCCGGGCGCTGCCCGCGGAAGGTCCGGCCGCCGAGCTGCTCGAGGCGTGGTGGGCGTGCGTGCGGGCACTGGGGCTTACCGACACCGAAGGCCCCTTCGAGCCCTCCGCTCTGGGCGCGCTCGCGCTCGATGCCCGCGCGCGCGACGACGCGGCGCGCGCGGCGCTCGAGCTGCGGGTGGCGGAGCTGCGGCGGGCGCTCGCGCTCTCGGGAGGTGGCCCACGGCTCACGCGCGCGGCGCTCGCGCGCTGGCTGCGCGCGAGCGTGCGGGACGTGCGCCTGCCTGCGCGAGGCGAGGCGGCGCGCGCGGTGGAGCTGCTCGAGGTGGGGGCGCTCGGCGGGCGCAGCTTCGAGCACCTCTTCGTGATGGGGCTGCAGGAGGGGCACTTCCCGCGGCGCGGGGCACCCAACCCGGTGCTGGGGGACTCGGAGCGCGCAGAGCTCAACCGGCTGCTGGGGCGCGAGGCCTTCCGCCTCACCGGCGGCGAGTTCGAGGAGCGCACCGTGTGGCAGCTCGCCGAGGACCGGCTGCTCTTCGCCGGCGCGCTCGCCGCGAGCACCGGCACGCTCACGCTGAGCCACGCGGTGGCGAGCCCCGGAGGGCAGGAGCAGCCCGCCTCGCCCTTCCTCGAGGAGGTGGAGCGCCTGAGTGGCCTGCGCGCGCTCCCGCGCACGCTCGCGCCCATCCCCGCGCTCGGCGAGGTGCTGACGGAGGGGGAGCTGCGCCAGCGCGTGGCGCTGGAGGCGCTCGCGCCGGTGCGCCTTCGCGCGAGCGCGCCGCACCCCGCGGCGGCGCTCTGGGCCCGCCGCTTTGCGCAGGAGCCCTGGTTCGAGGAGGCGCGCGCACACGCGGCGGCGGAGGAGGAGCGCCTTCGCTTCTTCGGCGAACCCTCGCGCGCGCCGGGCCCCTTCAGCGGCGCCGTGGACGCGGAGGACCTGCGCACGGTGCTCGAGGCGATGTTCTCCTTCAGCGCCGAGCGCCCGCTGTCCGCCTCCACCCTGGGCCGCTTCGGCAACTGCGCGTTCCGCGGGCTGCTCTCCTACGGCCTGCGCATCCCGGAGCCGCCGCTCGCGCCCGAGGAGCTGGACCCCCGCGCGCGCGGCACCTTCTGGCACAAGGTGATGGAGGAGCTGTTCGCGCGCCTCGCCGCGGAGGGGCTGCTCGGCCGCCCGCTCGAGGAGGTGCCCGAGGCACTGTTGGACGCGGCGCTGGAGGCGGCTGCGGGCGCCATCGTCTCGCGAGGCCCGGTGGGGCACCCCGCGCTGTGGCGCCTCGCGCGCGAGCGGGCCCGCGCCATGGCCCGGCGCATCCTCTCCAGGGCGCCGCGCGGGCTGCCCTTCCCGGCGCTCACCCCGGAGGCCTTCGAGCTGAAGTTCGGCCCCGGCGCGCCCGACCCCGCCTGGGCGCAGGTGGGGCTGGAGGGGGAGGGCGGCGAGGCGCCCATCCACTTCGAGGGCAAGATCGACCGCCTCGACACCGGTGCAGAGGTGGGCGTGCTCGATTACAAGTCCGGCCTCCTCGACTCCCCGAGGGAACTGCGTGAGCAGCTCTTGAGCACCGACTTCCAGCTCCCGCTCTACCTCTTCGCTGCACGCGCGAGCGGGCGTGAGCGCGCGCGGCGCGCGGGCTGGCTCAGCCTGCGCACGGGGGAGACCACCTACCTCTCCGAGCTGCTCTCCGACGCGGAGCTGGAGGACCTGCTCTCCACGGACCCTGCGGTGCGCGCGCGCGTGGCGCAGGAGGGGGGCCTCAACCTGAGCAACGCCGTGCGCGACCTGGTGCGCTCGCTGCGCCAGGGCCGCTTCCCCGCGCGCCCGAAGGCCTGCGGGGACTGCGGCTACCGCGCGGTGTGCCGCATCAGCGCCCGGCGCCTTCCGGCCGGAGAGGAGGCGCCGTGA
- a CDS encoding phosphatase PAP2 family protein translates to MMIPLLLVASTLAASGAPVPREALPPAPHASDAPRVQPLRFDWARDLGLTGGAAALLLTSEFFKDELAPEPCRWCDRNAAGEDTLNALDRWGRGIAGSAQAQKNARTWSNVVTLGVLPAGTFGTGLYAARGSGASGTELAQDATMVAQAVLFSALTNQAVKFIAGRERPFVHELPASERPLTDKPEDNNLSFYSGHSSFAFALVTSVGTVAELRGYEHAGYIWAVGLPIAATVPLLRMAASKHYLTDVATGAVVGAAFGVGIPLLLHPRLSQAPGAAAQGAQLNLSAGPGSLALSGRF, encoded by the coding sequence ATGATGATTCCCCTGCTGCTGGTCGCCTCCACGCTCGCTGCGTCCGGCGCTCCGGTGCCCCGCGAGGCCCTGCCCCCTGCCCCCCACGCCTCGGACGCCCCGCGGGTGCAGCCGCTGCGCTTCGACTGGGCGCGCGACCTGGGCCTCACGGGCGGGGCCGCGGCGCTGCTTCTGACGAGCGAGTTCTTCAAGGACGAGCTCGCCCCGGAGCCCTGCCGCTGGTGCGACCGCAACGCGGCCGGCGAGGACACCCTCAACGCGCTGGACCGCTGGGGCCGGGGCATCGCCGGCAGCGCGCAGGCGCAGAAGAACGCGCGGACCTGGAGCAACGTCGTGACGCTGGGCGTGCTGCCCGCGGGGACCTTCGGCACCGGCCTGTACGCGGCCCGCGGCAGCGGCGCGAGCGGCACCGAGCTGGCGCAGGACGCGACGATGGTGGCCCAGGCGGTGCTCTTCTCGGCGCTGACGAACCAGGCGGTGAAGTTCATCGCGGGACGCGAGCGGCCCTTCGTGCACGAGCTGCCGGCCTCCGAGCGCCCCCTCACCGACAAGCCCGAGGACAACAACCTCTCCTTCTACAGCGGACACAGCAGCTTCGCCTTCGCGCTCGTCACCAGCGTGGGCACGGTGGCCGAGCTGCGCGGCTACGAGCACGCGGGCTACATCTGGGCGGTGGGGCTGCCCATCGCGGCGACCGTGCCGCTCTTGCGCATGGCCGCGAGCAAGCACTACCTCACCGACGTGGCCACCGGCGCCGTGGTGGGCGCGGCCTTCGGCGTGGGCATCCCGCTGCTGCTGCACCCTCGCCTCTCGCAGGCGCCGGGCGCGGCGGCGCAGGGTGCGCAGCTGAACCTCTCGGCGGGCCCGGGCAGCCTCGCGCTCTCCGGCCGCTTCTAG
- a CDS encoding metallophosphoesterase, producing MPRDSLLIAAVGDIHGRFHRVETWLEALEAAHGRPVDAVLAVGDVEAFRRADDHRRKAAKRAMPAEFAEYADGSRRVRRPLYFIGGNNEDFEALHDAPGGFELAPDVHYLGRAGLRELLGLRVAYLSGIHAPRFFEQPLLRPRTLDTSKQAGYFRQAEVERVSGLRDVDLLLVHEWPRGLVPRLREGELPPGGRPLPSSWVGNPITRKVIEAVRPQWVLCGHSHRAFAATVGGGAHPLTRIACLDQAARPDESLLWMEWEGRSPVRAGWGTSASPAWEAPGRWSLESLPVRGQDAAADAESPGMA from the coding sequence ACGGGCGGTTCCACCGGGTGGAGACCTGGCTGGAGGCCCTGGAGGCAGCGCACGGCCGGCCGGTGGACGCCGTGCTGGCGGTGGGAGACGTGGAGGCCTTCCGCCGCGCGGACGACCACCGCCGCAAGGCCGCCAAGCGCGCGATGCCCGCCGAGTTCGCCGAGTACGCGGACGGCAGCCGCCGGGTGCGCCGGCCGCTCTACTTCATCGGCGGCAACAACGAGGACTTCGAGGCGCTGCACGATGCGCCCGGAGGCTTCGAGCTCGCGCCGGACGTGCACTACCTCGGCCGCGCGGGCCTGCGTGAGCTGCTGGGCCTGCGCGTGGCCTACCTCTCGGGCATCCACGCCCCGCGCTTCTTCGAGCAGCCGCTGCTGCGCCCGCGCACGCTCGACACCTCGAAGCAGGCCGGCTACTTCCGTCAGGCCGAGGTGGAGCGCGTTTCGGGCCTGCGCGACGTGGACCTGCTGCTCGTGCACGAGTGGCCGCGGGGACTCGTGCCGCGGCTGCGCGAGGGAGAGCTTCCGCCCGGAGGCCGCCCGCTGCCCTCCTCGTGGGTGGGCAACCCCATCACGCGCAAGGTGATCGAGGCGGTGCGCCCGCAGTGGGTGCTGTGCGGCCACTCGCACCGCGCCTTCGCGGCCACGGTGGGCGGCGGCGCGCACCCGCTCACCCGCATCGCCTGCCTGGACCAGGCCGCGCGGCCCGACGAGTCGCTGCTCTGGATGGAGTGGGAGGGCCGCTCGCCCGTGCGCGCCGGGTGGGGCACCTCCGCCTCGCCCGCGTGGGAGGCCCCCGGCCGCTGGAGCCTCGAGTCGCTGCCCGTGCGCGGGCAGGACGCCGCCGCGGACGCCGAGTCTCCGGGGATGGCCTAG